Genomic DNA from Coffea arabica cultivar ET-39 chromosome 7e, Coffea Arabica ET-39 HiFi, whole genome shotgun sequence:
GAATAACTACTTTTGACTGGACTAGAAAATATGTATGACTGAGAGAACAGTATTCACATTATCATAATTATTATTAGTGTTGGGCCACTTTTGCTCATAGCTTAGAAATCCTTCTTAGCAAGTCACTTGTCTTGATTCTTTATTGCAATGGTGGTATTAAATGTAGCAATTTATCTGCAACTACATCTTTATGgaaaatacttgaattgctAAAGCCAAAGGGTGGGTTGTTATAACTTAGAAACGTACATATCTGCCATTTGCCCCTTGATTAAGTACAGGAACAGATTTATGTACAGTGGGCCCTTTTGGCAAAttctaaaacaaaagcaaagtGGTTAGAGCCCTGCAGGTCTGAAACCAGGCACTCGAACCTACCAACCGTTAATCAATATTGTACTCTATTTGAGGagggtcaaaaaaaaaaaaaattgtagtttCAACAGTAAAGGACGGTATGAGAGGGTgagttttatttaattattccAGCAAATTCTTGCTTTCACAAGTAAGTAATAACAAAAGattagcaataaaatttttcgtTGTCTTTCTTCCGAAGGGGATCGAGGGATGACAGGGAAGAGCTGAAAAATGTGATGGGTCCTCCCAATTGAGGACGGGGGAAGTAGTTTCACTCCAATTGCAGAGCAGACTTGATATGGCGTCAatcttggctttttttttttttttttttttttccctttttcttgttCAATGGGAGACTCTAAAACTTACAAGGGATGTTGGCCTTTtatttaagaaatttttttaacccctccaaaaaaaaaaaggaaaactattATTACAATTATTAAGCTAATTCAAGtaattaaactattatttttattaagctAATTCAAGTAAGCTCTTACAATTATTCCTTCAAGTCGAAGAGGTTTTGGATTTTAATCTCCTGTCCCCTCCTCGTCTTTTAAATTCCAGAACTTCCTAGCTagaaccaaatttttttttaaaaaaaaaaaaaagattgtaaGCTCTTACAACTGTTCCTTCGAATTTTATTTTCTGTGGaccaaattggagaaatttgtgAATGACTCTTCAagtttaattaattattgtGGGGTTACGTCGTTGTTGTTCTAAACACATCCTTTGTCTAAGTCTGCAAACTGTAGATGGTGCACGTTGGAGTATACCCTCTAAATTCAAGTCATTAGGTCGAATTCCAAGCTTTTGCCGGCTTGACCTATCTCAACATTGCTATACGTTACCATTCATGTGCTGTTGAACTATTACACGGTGAACGAGGACAGAATGGATGCAATGCTTCCCacgcaaaattttcttttagatACACACTTAGTCAAAGATTCAATGGTTGTTGTCCATGAAACTTTGTTGTTCTAATAATAGTTAAGATTGTAATCTTAGAAATCAAGACTGCAAAGGATTTGAATTCAAATCTCACGTAGGTTGATGTTCCAAAATCAAACTTCAAGTAAGCTTCATTCTCCCACTATTTCTGGACTAATTTGTACTTTTGTTGTATTAGTGAGTTGTTATTCCCAGAATTTAGGAGTTAATTAATCTGTTGATTGCTTAAGTTATTTCCAACAATACAATCTATATAGAAACTGAGGGACGGGACGCAATACAAAAGCAGTAAGTGCTCTTCTACTAATTCCTTTAGCAGATAGAGCCAATAAAATTTCCGGCTTAATTTGGAGACCCCaagaaatgaaatcaaataagctTACGAAAGTGTGGCTAGGCTACTATTGGAATGGGGGCTGCTGGATGCAGCCACTCACCCCATCTGTCATCATTAGTAAGTTTGGCAATTAAAGATCAAAAATTCAAGAGCATAACTTCCCTGATTTGAATGATATGCTTTGACATAAGAATCGTAGGAAAGTACACACGATATATATGCTTTGATTTAAGAGTCATATTATTGTACATGCACGAGCGAGTAGGAAAATTTTTGTATCCTTTGCCAAAATAATAGTAAGACCAAACTATTTTAGAACAACTATTGAATTTGCGTCGTCCCTAAATGTCAAAGGACTGAAAGACAAAAGTGAAACACATGTATATTTCTTAGTTGACTAATGATTCGCATTCAAACAATTGTCAATGAGATTTGAGAATGgggtctaaaaaaaaaaaaaaaaaaaaaagagtataaaGAATGGGGTCTAAAATCTAGCAAGTACTATATGATTTTGCCAAAAAAGATCTTCAACCACAAACCAATGAGCAGAGAGTTTCCGATTATATTGTACTATTGATCAATCAAGAATGAATGGGCATCCACATATTTGCTCGACACCTGAAAATGGAGCAACATTCAAAGCAAGCAGCAGCATGATGAAGTGCCTTCGATCACTCTGATGCAATTGCCCATTTGCCACACAAATTGGAGTCATACATGGAAAGCAAATTTTAGTGTCGTGAGATTCTTCGAAGCAATTTGTCTGTAACTAAAAGGAAACTAGCATTCCCTTCCTTTCTTCCCCAGAatttcctatatatatattctaAAGGTAGAAGGAATGATTTCAATTCAAGAAATATCTGTTTCATTTCATCAAAGTCAAATGGGAAAAATGCCCTGAGAAATTACACGAGAAATTAAGTAGGAAGGCACAAAACAGAAGGAAGGCAATGAGAAAGGGGTTGACATATTATATTAACAGTAGGTGATCGATCCTGAAAGCACAAGGAAGCAACCATCAAGACTCCACGTTTGTACACTCAGAAATTGAAGGATGGTTTCTCGGAATGGTTTGTCCATTACTATAATGCATGACCCCATGCAACTGAAAAGTTATTATTGCTTGTTATTTTACGAAACtaattgatttttttcaaaaataattgaaaagttattatttcttgttatttttggGGGCAAACCATAGCTTGTTAGGTTTATGGATAAGATACTTGTCACACATGAGTTtgagagaggaagaaagaatACATTGATGTATAGATACAGGTCCAACATCTACTGGTTCAAGATTTTGGAGCCCCAGCTACACGCAGGCCTCTTTGGTGGAATAAATTGTAAGGGTCTTCCGTCCCAGAAATGTTTTAACTACTTACACGTCCAAAATGTTATAGAAATGAACTATTGCATATTGAAAAGGCTTAAGGAATTTTGAATAATCTGACTATGCGGAAAATTCCTTCACTAAGAAAATATAATATTATTTCGTTCATTAAATCTACACTAATGGCAGAAAGTATATCAAATAAACATGACACAGATACATAAACATCATCTCTCAACTTtgaacttcaaaattttcaagatgCTCAAGTATTTGAAACACTACTAGCTAGTTGCATGGCATGAGCAAGAAAACAGATTCTTGCCGAAATCTTGCTACGTACCTTGATGATTTGAGATTCTTTGACACGAAGAATTCAAACTAGCTAATATGGACAAGAGACAGACCTAAAATCTCCTGTATTACTCCCCAAACCCACATACGTTAAAATTTTAGGCACTCTAAAATTGCTCCATCTTTGACCGTCTAGGCTTGCCAAAATTTAGTCACATTGGGCAAAAGCAACTCCAACGGTGGAAATTTTAGTGTAGTAATCCGTCTGCTGTTCGAATGGAATAGTATTCCAAGATTACTTGGTACTCTTCGCTACGATTTACCTGAAGCAATTGAACTTTCGCAATGAATGTTTAGAACGTACGATAGACTTGCCAGTTGTAATGGTTAGGCAGGACCTTCAAGTCAGTTGAAGCCATAGAAATGAAGAAGTATCCGGGTTGGATTGTTATCAATTTTGATgcagaaaaagggagaaaaggaagaactttcaagaaaataaaaaacacgtacgagaaaaaaagagagggaggaTCTTGCCTCGAAGTTAGTTAATTATCCTTTTCAGTAAATCATTCCTAAGTCTGACTACCCTTCTCCAAATTATACATCCTTAACTGGTcacatatcatagcaattgtCAAATAAATTATTGTCATATTTCATACCACAAAGGCTTTCATTTGCTATAAATTAACTTTTTGATTTTGACACGCTTttctaaaatcattaaaaaaaaaaatcagttccGGATGGAATCATAGAAAATTCAATTCATCTCAGCACACCAGGAGGAAGAACAATGACTCACTATATTGCATAGAGAATACATGCAGAAATTTCCAAGTCTTTATCAATCATCCAACTCCATAAATGAAAGTAGTGCTACGTCTACAATGGCGTGTATCTTCCAACAATATGAAAATTTATTCAACAGGTCTACCAAAGGGCCCTTGTCGATTGAAACACTTGAATTCTTGCGACTgaatttctacaaaatttctgCAAGGGTGCAATTGGTACTGCGTCATTGGTCCACGAAGTGATCAGaaaattatttgtgaaattttcgatcCTCTCACGATTCCTTGGATATAAAGAAAATAGAAGtctttagattgctattttttggagttttcttaaaaaatatactgtagcaatttgatgtatgtgaagtaaaaaggtgattgaaaaatttattcacaaaaaatgtaaaaaaaatttttggggaGAAAAATGGCAGTCTCATGAACTAGAGATATTCCAAGCATGATTCTCAGATCCAACTTTTTCCTTATCTGATGAAATTTTCTTCGTAATTTCTCATAGTCATGCTTGTTAGTCCAATTGAGGTAGAAAACTATCTCATGCGTTGACTGGAATTAATATTGTACAAAATGATAGCTAGACAGCAAAAGAAGGACGGTGCTTCAAACTTCAAGCCTTAATTTCCAAAATACAACTCAAAGCTTTCTTCGGAAATTCCAACTTTGGCAGGCATATGTAAAAGCTGTCAACTGCAACGAAATTACTAagattcttttctttctgtttgcctatatatatatatataataagaGAAAGAAAGTCACAAATTAAAAGTGAATATTAGAACGTGCATGGCAAGTGCGAAGTAAAgacataccaaaaaaaaaaaaaaaggaaaatcacaaATGGAACATTGCTAAGAAAAAGAGCATGAAAGCAGCTACACATATAATTAAGTGCGTCGTAGGGCCATATTGTCTTCTGTAATGGATGGATCGTCCACACCAATAAAGTCACACACATGCGGCCTCAGGTGCTAAACTTTTACCATATaaacaagaatatatatatagaggaaAAGGTATGAATTATTTAATCTAAAACCTAAGTGAATTCCGAATCGAACCTTCCAAGCAAATAGCCAAGCAGCCATTCCAGTCGATTAGAAGACTCTTTGCTGTTTCACTGACCCGACAAGAGAACCCTattaatgcttttttttttattcgttGTTCTTTTATTCCACTTTTTGGCAATACTAATTCTAACTTCTCCGAAACCCTATTAATAGTGGAAGAGAATCCAACTATTGGCTCTTGCAGCGAGAGAACCTCATCCCCAAACTAGCTAGATAATTACATTCACTAAATTTTAGTCTTGACTAAATAAATTGCAGCTCAGAAGTTTCCCTCCAACTTCATCTCATCTAGATTCTAGACTAGATAGTTGCGCAATATTGTCACGGACACTTCATATTCTAAACtagcatatatacatacatatatatatataaagagacTTCctcgttttttttttgtacttatatggtCACATTTATTTACATACATATGCATGTAGTCCATTCTGTATGTatctatatatacatatatacaagcTTAATGCACGATATCTTATTCAAGTAATCCTAACAAGAAAATAGATGCATGCAATGTTGCGGCCGCGGCGTTAATATGTGCACgaatacatttcatttcatcCAGGAATGGGATCTTTGAGTTGATTTAATTGCTCTTCTCCCTATATATATAATCAATTACTATATGTATACTTTTCTTGCACAAATTGGAAGACATGATGATGTATATCTAACGAGGTTGAAGACTATATTTACAACAAACATTTAAAATGTTGTCCTtgcttattctttttttttttttatgtatatatatcaGGTATAATTTTCTACCTTGCAACTTAGGTGTCTCGATAATGTCGGGtcgcatttttcttttcaattctcTTTTTTTGGTTAACCAAGCGGATTTCTGAAACCCAACATtcaattcctttcttctttcttcttccattttcttttggaCCATGATTTGCCATGGACTTTTCTCATGAAAACTGATAAAAATAAGCCCTATATTGCATCATCATTGTGCATCACCACATGCATGTTGAATTTCTTTGCTTGCTTGTCTTGACTGATCTTATCTTGGCTTCTGCATGCATTTCCAGTTCTTAATTTGCTTACATTCCACAACGGATGGCAAAATTAGGCCAGAATTCGTTAGTTTCGTATCCAATTGTCTAATTATCAAGAAAATACATAAATAAGGAAAGGAATTTAGAAAATTCTCCTTGACATCTATGCATACATCTACTTTCTTAATTCTTATTGTAGTTACTGTTACCCACGTGAAGAAAAACGAGACCGTCTCAATACATTTTGTTGTCAAATCAGCACTAAATTAAAGAAGCCATGTAACGAACTATATACTATTAGTTTCTTAATTCTTTTGCTGTTTATAAATTGGATTCTGAAACTACCTGAAACTATAtgtttttgcaattttttttttttttttgccaaattctgggtattagaaaaaaaaaataattcttttatctttcttcaATAATTTTGGCTGGTCTCATTGGAATATTCGATGGCACCAGACATAGAAAATTTGCCCGATAAGATTCTATTGGAAGAAACCCTTCAAGAAACAGAGAAAGCGACAATAATGGTGGATAACGTGGGATCATCTGCAAAGGGCAACCACAAAAAAGGCATACAATTATTTGAATTCCTGACTGAAGACTTTTGACAGATGTCCGGACTCCGGAGCAAAGGCAATCAAAAGCTAAAAATTGTGGATCAAACTACGAACACTTTTGACAGCGTTACTTGGACTCTTAAGGCGTGAAACTTGCAAAGCTATTCCGAAACTTCTGGTGGTTAAAATAGGATATCTTAGATTACAAGAGTtgtaaaagtatatatatatatacatttagCCCATCGACTTTATTTTAATATGGGAAAAAAATTGGTCAGGAATGGTGAAAAATGTTTTACGGCCAAGAATCAACTTAGCCACCATAACTGCACGTATGATCAGTCCAGCAAACTGACACTACCAACCAACTCTTTGTTGCTTAATTTCGCTTTCAAGAAATTCACCACTAGATTGTGATTTGTTAATAGTGACAAATTGATCCTATATGGTGAAATTTTATGATAAATCATAATATCAAAgcatgcacttttttttttaaactaccaCGTTACTGCAATTTAAAAATTTAGTGCACGCGAAAGAATTACCACCTAACATTGGATTTTAAACAAATCTAGGCTGTATGTACTGCTTTTTACTGTGGATTTACTCTTCCTCATATTGTAAAGACGGATGATATTCAAAACTTCGTCATCAGGAATGTTGCCCACATGATTTCTATATCTCAGAAAAAAGATGATGTGAATGCATTGCATTGTCTCCCTTTTTGGGGTCAAGAAATGTGAGGAGCACGAGATCGCTCGATTTCAGACCTATTAtcccttcctttctttttttttggtaaactAAAGTGCATCAAAACTACGAGTAGAGGATTATTTGCGTGGATAGGAatattttgccaaaaaaattattcgcttgtattataaatacatttttcaatatACCTTTTTACGTTCTTAACTCCCTTTTTATCTCGCAAATaaagtgttacaataattacttcaaaaagtgttataatagttatttcaaataatttccgGTGCAAACACACGAACTAGTGTTTACAAAATGTGGGATGCCATTTCCACACCGGTCTTCCTCCAAAATGGTACATGAGGAGACTTATTTCCTAGCTACTTCATTTTGGAACCTCACAATTGAATATTGAAGGACTGCTGACCCAAATCAGACCATTGGTTAGCAGCCTTTACATCTTTGTTTTCTGCTCACAATATGTGAACGTGACGTGACATGTACTCCACGTAGTACAATTTatacagtaaaatatttgtttGCTCGTCTACAACTACAACCTTTTAGAATTTTGGTTGGATGTCTACCTTTCTGAATTTTGAGTATGAAACCTTGGAAAAATGCTATCTTGTATCGGATATAAAAAAGGCTCGCTTCCATTTATTAGTTATTCCTCGCATAGGCATAGCCATCTTGTGCATTCTTTCTCGATTTTTGTTTACTATTTAAATTTATTGGGAGAGTATACTGGTGCCATTAGGCCTTTATGATATTTGTGTCAAAGCCCATTGAACGTATGGGATGGAGAATGGGCTTGCATCAACTTGTTTGTACTCATATTATTAATATTGTCTTTCATGTACTATGCTCTTCCTGCAGCATTGATTGTCAAAGCCCATTACAATTCATGGACTCAAGAACGGGCTTCAATCAATCGTAGAACAACGTACGCCCGCTCCCAAGACTTTATTTATAGAATTTCACTATAGTTCCTTTTCGGGTAGGATCTAAGAATTGGAAAgggacaaattttttttttgttgttcctCGTGCACTCTATATTTTCCAACAACGGATtaaattttttctttgatttaatgAAATGAAACTTAACCGAACATATAAGCATGGCTTACTCCATGTTTGACGGACCCAAGGAACAAAATATTTACTCCATATAAAAGGATTGAAAAAGAAACTAGGAGAGGTAAAATTAGTACTAAAATATTACGTAGTATAGTACTAGGAGAGGTAAATCGCGCTTCGCGCGGTGGAATATAAAATGTGAATGCCCATGCAGCATTAAAAGCATGTAAATTGTAGTTGGGATTGTTGATAAGTAAATTTAGATCAGAAATAATATCGGAGGTATATGGTTTGGTTAACAACCGAAAACCATGGGAGAAATGTAAAAAGCTAACTAATTTGGTAATCAAAGATACTAATATGTTAAAGGTGAAATGTATGACGCCATGGATACATGATTTCTATGCCGTTGATTCCGAAAATTAAAACAGAAGGAAGCTCTACTGGAAAGTACAAAGACAGggggaaaatataaaaaaaaggttcaagcaaagaagaaaaataaagtagcaAGCGTACATAACAACATAAATAAAGGATGCAAGAGGCATGCAGAAAAGCTCCACGCACCAACCTGATGGCAAGAAAGTCTGCTTGACTCTGGAGGAAgtagaagaaacaaagaaagggaAGAAACCCAGATAAAGCAGAAGGCTTAATAGAACATTGTAAGCACACTGGCCGAGGCAGgcaacggaaaaaaaaaaaaaaaaaaaaaacaggcaTGGGTACTTTCTTTAGCAACTATCCATGCAATGCAGTTTAAAAGTAGCAAAGCGCTGACCTTTTTTTTCCTCTGCATAGCTGCTGCCATGAAACGAAGATCCATGCAAAGAAGGTTAAAACCAGTAAACAGCTGACCTTTTTTTCCATATGAATGACTATTGACATTGCACAAAAACTGGTAAAGCTCGATAGAAGCAACTAAGGCAAAACTGAACACTGCAAAGAACAATGGCTCTGATGATGATGGAAAGACGTGCGATCTATTCAAAGCTCAGAGTATGGGCTACCAGACGTGGATGCTTCATGCAACACTCGGATCTTTATTGTTTATCAAGAAATTTCTGGCTAATCAATCAGAGCAACATTTGTATATtggtaataaaataaaattcgcGTCAATCAGCTCTTATCTGACAATGAAGCGCAGCTTAGTTAATAAAACGTGTTATTTATAGTCGATGGGTCATTATTgttgattctcttttttttaaaaaaaaaatgaaacaaaatccATTTTTTATTTAGTCGAATAAATTTCTTGTCTTTACGAGTACGCGACTTGTTTGCAATCACATTAaattgataagtaaatccaAACAATAATATGAACCCACAACCAACATAAAATAGAAGACAAACCACAACCAACATTGAATTGAATGCATGACACATAACTGAATGATCAAATgattattaaaaaagaaaaaaagaaaaccaacaGTAAATGATCATTTCATCAGCTCCAGGACTCTCTTCCAAGCAGGGCGGCTGGAGATGTCATTCCACCATGAATTCACATTCTTCCTCTCCCTAATCAAATGCCCCAATCCATTATCGGTCAATAAAAATGTGATGCCTGGAAGGTGACACATATCTGCAATGGTATAATAATCCCCAGCAAGGTACTTGCTCTTCGACAGCCTTTCCTCGTACACATCAAGCACCTTATCGAGGTTGTCCGCAAATTTCTGGACTAGTTTGAAATCTGAGGGCTCTCCCATCCTTGGCAGGACCTCCAGCTGAAGAACAAGACCATATATCATGTCATTGAAGTTGTGCGACTCCACTTCCAGCCATTGATCCACCAGTGCTTTCTCTTCCAAAGTGGTTCCCAAAAGGTTTGGACCATGGTCGGCATTCTTTGATGCATAGTACCTAACAATCGCCCTTGATTCTGTTCAAAAACAAAGACATTATTATTaatgtaacacttttttttttttttttttgtattttttgctTTTACATGCACAACATATTCCTAGACCCAaagctataaaaaaaaaattacattaaaAAATATGTATTAGTTGTCAATTAAAAAGATACttaaaattcttgattttggaGGAGGATATTTTTCTTGTTGTTCCATGCTTCCATTTTCCACTCGGAAAACGAAGATGTCCGTCCTTTATTTCTGCAGTCTTACCAAATTTGATGTCTTATGCATGACTATCTATCTATATTTAGTCCCTCACTAATTCTTTATAAAATAAAGCTAATGTAAGACTTTTAACTAAAAGTTCGGAGAACCCTAACTAAAATTTGATAGGGActtgtgattttattttttatttttttattttttatatagtactcactttttttttcttcctaaaATGGTACACATGTTGTGTGCGTATCAAAGGATTatctactttttttttggttagaaGTCCCACATAGAATATATTTAAGTGGATCGATATGATGATATATTAATGAGTGATTGAATTGGTCACGACTTCAAAGATAGGAGCAAAATAGTTATTTGTTGTACACACCGCCTAAGAAACGGATTCTACTAggcttttctaattttttgatAGAAGTCCTGCATGAAGATTATAACTAGATTAGCAAATGGTGATATATAAATGACCAAATTAACTGTGACCCCAAAAATGATCCCACAACTACAAAACACAAACAGGTTTCTGGCAAAAATAACTTTGCATGAAGGATGAAGGATGAGATTACTACCAAAGAGCCTGAAATCACCGTCCTCAATGACTGGAACTTGGCCAAAGGGCTGAAAAAGCAGAGGCAAAGCGGATTGGATAGAATTAGACAAGAAGAAAAAACCTGACATTACCTGGAAACTTTATATAGTTGTAGTAAACTTTCTGCCTGTTTTTTCAGTCCTTGCCATGAAAATTGCAGTAGAGCTGGTTAATATATGCATATGCAGCGTtatataatgatattttatgatttttgatcCCTCAATTTATCTttcctttccatttttctttcggTTTATTACATCTAAATAATGAAAATTCAATACAGACGCGATGTTAGCATTTGACTGTATGTCACATTTGCGTAGAAAAAACGATTTGACAATTGACATGAGCAACAAAGAACGACCTTGACTTGATGcaggaaaacaaaaaagggtAAAAGATCACCTGAAGGGGAAGAAATTCAGGTTTTTTATGGTCACCAGTCTCAAGGTCTACATGCACAACTTCAAAGTCCACTCCCATTTCTACTAGGCAAACTAGTACTCTTTGGGGGCAACCAGCAGTTACAGGCCCATAAACTTTAACTGCCATCCTCGCAAAGAATTGAACAATATGGCTATGAGGTTATGGTGAAGAAAGTTGCAACTATTGTGTTTCTGAACTTGTAATTGAGGAGGGTTCAGTCCCATTCTTTTTATAGCCAATGCTGTTGCATCACAATTTTCACCCTCTGAAATATTGTCAAAACTGGGGGTTGTGATCACGTGagactttgtacaattttgacatcttgaattttctttttatgGTTTTGTGTGACTTTGCATTACAAGTTGTCCAATTTGCATTGTCTGATACTTTGATTTGGAACAGTATTGGACAACTTGCTTTGGATTCTTTGGGGGTTGACTCCAAAAAAAAGCTCTTTGGGGGTTGGCACGTGAAAGCCAACAGTAACCGGTTAGCGGCACGGGCAGAGGGGCTGCTGCAGCTCTCAACTACTCCCAAAGGGTACCTT
This window encodes:
- the LOC113701651 gene encoding glutathione S-transferase F12, with translation MAVKVYGPVTAGCPQRVLVCLVEMGVDFEVVHVDLETGDHKKPEFLPLQPFGQVPVIEDGDFRLFESRAIVRYYASKNADHGPNLLGTTLEEKALVDQWLEVESHNFNDMIYGLVLQLEVLPRMGEPSDFKLVQKFADNLDKVLDVYEERLSKSKYLAGDYYTIADMCHLPGITFLLTDNGLGHLIRERKNVNSWWNDISSRPAWKRVLELMK